In Streptomyces sp. SN-593, a single genomic region encodes these proteins:
- a CDS encoding pyridoxamine 5'-phosphate oxidase family protein, protein MPSAPPAPAEPAEPARPPYPATDRTVPTRSADRASYDRAVVHAILDEGYLCHLGFVRDGAPVVLPTLYARHGERLYVHGSTGSRPLRGAGGGPGLAVCLTVTHVDGLVLAKSAFHHSINYRSVVVHGTAHQVTDPEERALALDAIVEQAVPGRAADSRRANAKELAATAVIRLDLGEVSAKIRTGGPNDEPEDLDLPHWSGVVPVAPAYAAPVPADHAAASLPLPRYLAPAGPRGTDRKDGSAC, encoded by the coding sequence ATGCCCAGCGCGCCGCCCGCTCCCGCAGAACCCGCCGAACCCGCCCGGCCGCCCTACCCCGCCACCGACCGCACCGTCCCGACGCGCTCCGCCGACCGCGCTTCGTACGACCGCGCCGTGGTGCACGCCATCCTCGACGAGGGCTACCTCTGCCACCTCGGCTTCGTCCGCGACGGCGCGCCGGTGGTGCTGCCGACCCTCTACGCGCGCCACGGCGAGCGGCTGTACGTGCACGGGTCCACGGGCTCGCGCCCGCTGCGGGGCGCGGGCGGCGGGCCGGGGCTGGCGGTCTGCCTGACGGTGACCCACGTGGACGGGCTGGTGCTGGCGAAGTCGGCGTTCCACCACTCGATCAACTACCGCTCCGTGGTGGTGCACGGCACCGCCCACCAGGTCACCGACCCGGAGGAGCGCGCCCTGGCGCTGGACGCGATCGTGGAGCAGGCCGTACCCGGCCGGGCCGCCGACTCCCGCCGCGCCAACGCGAAGGAGCTGGCCGCGACCGCCGTGATCCGGCTGGACCTGGGCGAGGTGTCGGCGAAGATCCGCACCGGCGGCCCCAACGACGAGCCGGAGGACCTGGACCTGCCGCACTGGTCCGGCGTCGTCCCGGTGGCGCCCGCCTACGCCGCCCCCGTCCCGGCCGACCACGCGGCCGCCTCCCTCCCCCTGCCCCGCTACCTCGCCCCCGCCGGCCCGCGCGGCACCGACCGGAAGGACGGCTCCGCGTGCTGA
- a CDS encoding aminotransferase class I/II-fold pyridoxal phosphate-dependent enzyme, whose product MLGDYSITGRGASAIAADIERAVGTGALRPGAVLPPLRELARELDVNPNTVAAAYRLLRDRGVIETAGRRGSRVRARPAVAPREAIRIEVPAGTRDLSTGNPDLALLPPLADALADAAAHHALAPGLYGGTTVDPDLADLARAAFDADGVPAGPVALTSGSLDAIERVLAAHLRPGDAVAVEDPGWGSVLDLVPAMGLRAVPVAVDDEGPLAADVARALAAGVRALLVTDRGQNPTGAALSAARAAELRALLAAHPHVLVIDDDHLHGLVDIPLHCLSGATDRWALVRSTAKAYGPDLRLAVFTGDEVTVARVRGRHRLGAGWVSHLLQRAVVHLWRGDAVDPARTARSYAVRRDALLAALDGRGVAAHGRCGLNVWVPVADETGAVAGLLQHGWAVAPGGRFRVNSPPGIRITVSPLEAADIAPLADAVAAVLHPAGASRFG is encoded by the coding sequence GTGCTAGGAGATTACTCGATCACCGGCCGCGGCGCATCGGCGATCGCCGCCGACATCGAACGCGCGGTCGGCACCGGCGCGCTGCGGCCCGGCGCGGTCCTGCCGCCGCTGCGCGAACTCGCCCGCGAACTCGACGTGAACCCCAACACGGTCGCCGCCGCCTACCGGTTGCTGCGCGACCGCGGGGTGATCGAGACGGCCGGCCGCCGCGGCAGCCGGGTGCGGGCCCGCCCGGCCGTCGCCCCGCGCGAGGCGATCCGGATCGAGGTGCCCGCCGGCACCCGCGACCTGTCGACGGGCAACCCCGACCTCGCGCTGCTGCCGCCGCTGGCCGACGCCCTCGCCGACGCGGCCGCCCACCACGCCCTCGCCCCCGGCCTGTACGGCGGCACCACCGTCGATCCGGACCTCGCCGACCTGGCCCGGGCCGCCTTCGACGCCGACGGGGTGCCGGCCGGCCCGGTCGCCCTCACCTCCGGGTCGCTCGACGCGATCGAACGGGTCCTCGCCGCCCACCTGCGGCCCGGTGACGCCGTCGCCGTGGAGGACCCGGGCTGGGGCAGCGTGCTGGACCTGGTGCCGGCGATGGGCCTGCGCGCGGTGCCCGTCGCCGTCGACGACGAGGGCCCGCTGGCCGCCGACGTCGCCCGCGCCCTGGCCGCCGGCGTGCGCGCCCTGCTGGTCACCGACCGCGGCCAGAACCCCACCGGCGCCGCCCTGTCCGCGGCCCGCGCGGCCGAACTGCGCGCCCTGCTCGCCGCCCACCCGCACGTCCTGGTCATCGACGACGACCACCTGCACGGCCTGGTGGACATCCCCCTGCACTGCCTGTCCGGCGCCACCGACCGCTGGGCGCTGGTCCGCTCCACCGCGAAGGCGTACGGCCCCGACCTGCGGCTGGCGGTCTTCACCGGCGACGAGGTCACCGTGGCCCGGGTCCGCGGCCGGCACCGGCTCGGCGCGGGCTGGGTCAGCCACCTGTTGCAGCGGGCGGTGGTGCACCTCTGGCGCGGCGACGCCGTGGACCCCGCGCGCACCGCCCGCTCCTACGCCGTCCGCCGGGACGCCCTGCTCGCGGCCCTCGACGGGCGCGGGGTCGCCGCCCACGGCCGGTGCGGCCTCAACGTCTGGGTGCCGGTCGCCGACGAGACCGGCGCCGTCGCCGGGCTGCTCCAGCACGGCTGGGCCGTCGCGCCCGGCGGGCGCTTCCGGGTGAACTCCCCGCCCGGCATCCGGATCACGGTCTCCCCGCTGGAAGCGGCCGACATCGCTCCGCTCGCCGACGCCGTGGCCGCGGTGCTGCACCCGGCGGGGGCGAGCCGCTTCGGCTGA
- a CDS encoding serine/threonine dehydratase, with amino-acid sequence MHEISYGDVKAATDRVAGRVRPVAVVPPAGGPRGPQVWFALEYMQHTGSFKARGAQNFLAAHRDAGTLPAAGVCIASGGNAGLACAWAASRQGLNATVFLPRNAPALKVARLRGYGAEVRLVGTQYADALDACEHFAAESGALAQHAYADPYVSAGAGTLMEEIHAQVPDLDTVVVSVGGGGLFAGVAASARQHGVRAVAVEPENCRALNAALEAGRLVDVEVESVASDALGARRAWQGALAAVRQDGARSVLVAEEQIVAARRSLWEERRIVVEHAAATALAALLPSEDPARGYRAAPGEKVAVVLCGANTDPTDLLEPPAAR; translated from the coding sequence GTGCACGAGATCAGCTACGGAGACGTCAAGGCCGCCACGGACCGGGTGGCCGGCCGGGTCCGGCCGGTGGCCGTCGTGCCCCCGGCCGGCGGACCGCGGGGCCCGCAGGTCTGGTTCGCCCTCGAATACATGCAGCACACCGGCTCGTTCAAGGCGCGCGGCGCGCAGAACTTCCTCGCCGCCCACCGCGACGCGGGCACGCTGCCCGCAGCCGGCGTCTGCATCGCCAGCGGCGGCAACGCCGGCCTGGCGTGCGCCTGGGCGGCGTCCCGGCAGGGCCTGAACGCCACGGTGTTCCTGCCGCGCAACGCCCCGGCCCTGAAGGTGGCCAGGCTGCGCGGCTACGGTGCCGAGGTCCGGCTGGTCGGCACGCAGTACGCGGACGCGCTCGACGCGTGCGAGCACTTCGCCGCGGAGTCCGGCGCCCTCGCGCAGCACGCGTACGCCGATCCGTACGTGAGCGCCGGGGCGGGCACCTTGATGGAGGAGATCCACGCGCAGGTGCCGGACCTGGACACGGTGGTGGTCTCGGTGGGCGGCGGCGGGCTGTTCGCGGGGGTCGCGGCCTCGGCGCGGCAGCACGGCGTGCGGGCCGTCGCCGTGGAGCCGGAGAACTGCCGGGCGCTCAACGCGGCACTTGAGGCGGGGCGGTTGGTGGACGTGGAGGTGGAGTCCGTCGCCTCGGACGCGCTCGGCGCCCGCCGGGCCTGGCAGGGTGCGCTGGCCGCGGTGCGGCAGGACGGCGCGCGGTCGGTGCTGGTGGCCGAGGAGCAGATCGTCGCCGCCCGCAGGTCGCTGTGGGAGGAGCGCCGGATCGTGGTGGAGCACGCCGCCGCCACCGCGCTCGCCGCGCTCCTGCCGTCCGAGGACCCCGCCCGCGGCTACCGGGCGGCGCCCGGCGAGAAGGTGGCGGTGGTGCTGTGCGGGGCGAACACGGACCCGACGGACCTGCTGGAGCCGCCCGCCGCGCGCTGA
- a CDS encoding DMT family transporter, whose translation MKTSAGPRTAVGPSAEPLVQVSAAATAGPDPAPPPRGPRRLLDWRVRFAALGLVWGFSFLFMKVGNEAFAPLQVTLGRMVFGTAVLAAAVAVKRERLPRGRRTWMHLFVAAVLLNSLPFTLFATAEQSIPSMLAGICNAATPLFSMLVSLVALSEDRPSRERFAGVGLGFAGVLTVLGAWQGFSGQDPKGTLMALAAALSYAVGWAYVRRTLSGTGASHLAMSASQLAVGTLQLLVVTPLFTSMPSSFPARPVLSVLALGALGTGAAFLVQYGLVAEKGPTIGSMVTYLIPIVATAAGVLLLGESLSWNEPVGAAVILVGAALTQRRPKGTRA comes from the coding sequence ATGAAGACTTCCGCCGGTCCGCGCACGGCCGTTGGGCCGTCCGCCGAGCCGCTCGTCCAGGTGTCCGCCGCGGCCACTGCGGGGCCGGACCCCGCGCCACCGCCGCGCGGGCCGCGCCGGCTGCTGGACTGGCGGGTCCGCTTCGCCGCGCTGGGCCTGGTGTGGGGCTTCAGCTTCCTGTTCATGAAGGTGGGGAACGAGGCGTTCGCGCCGCTCCAGGTCACCTTGGGCCGGATGGTCTTCGGCACCGCGGTGCTGGCCGCCGCGGTCGCGGTGAAGCGGGAGCGGCTGCCGCGCGGCCGCCGCACCTGGATGCACCTCTTCGTGGCCGCGGTCCTGCTCAACTCGCTGCCGTTCACGCTGTTCGCGACCGCCGAGCAGAGCATCCCGTCGATGCTGGCGGGGATATGCAACGCGGCGACGCCGCTGTTCTCGATGCTGGTCTCGCTGGTGGCGCTGTCGGAGGACCGGCCCTCGCGGGAGCGGTTCGCCGGGGTCGGCCTCGGTTTCGCCGGGGTGTTGACGGTGCTCGGCGCGTGGCAGGGCTTCTCCGGGCAGGACCCGAAGGGCACCCTGATGGCGCTGGCCGCGGCGCTGAGCTACGCGGTGGGCTGGGCCTACGTCCGGCGCACCCTGAGCGGCACCGGGGCCTCCCACCTGGCGATGTCCGCGAGCCAGTTGGCGGTGGGCACCCTGCAACTCCTGGTCGTCACCCCGCTGTTCACCTCGATGCCGTCGTCCTTCCCGGCGCGGCCGGTGCTGTCGGTGCTGGCGCTGGGCGCGCTCGGCACGGGGGCCGCGTTCCTGGTCCAGTACGGCCTGGTGGCGGAGAAGGGCCCCACCATCGGGTCGATGGTCACCTACCTGATCCCGATCGTCGCCACCGCCGCCGGTGTGCTGCTCCTCGGCGAGTCGCTGAGCTGGAACGAACCGGTGGGCGCCGCGGTGATCCTGGTGGGGGCGGCGCTGACCCAGCGTCGGCCGAAGGGCACCCGGGCGTAG
- a CDS encoding LysR family transcriptional regulator codes for MLSLERLRVLHAIDTYGSVSAAAEVLNVTTSAVSQQMAKLERETGQALLGRNGRGVRLTDAGRLLSGHAEKILSLVELAHADLEAHRGAAVGELRAGAFPTAVRGLFPAALGDLRAAHPQLRTVVHELEPHDSLARLTRGDIDLAVVLDWYNKPLSLPGGLAKAPLFDDIVDVALPLGHRLEGRAEIELDELAGDEWIAWPDGGFCHEWLLFTLRGKGIEPHVAHHAEEHATVLALVAAGLGVAVMPRLGRDPVPPGVRIIPVRHTMRRHVYAVWREDADRRPAIRVAVDALRASAHAYRPPAD; via the coding sequence ATGTTGTCCCTGGAACGGCTCCGTGTCCTGCACGCCATCGACACCTACGGCTCGGTGAGCGCCGCGGCCGAGGTGCTGAACGTGACGACCTCCGCGGTGTCGCAGCAGATGGCCAAGCTGGAGCGGGAGACCGGGCAGGCGCTGCTCGGCAGGAACGGGCGCGGGGTGCGGCTGACGGACGCCGGCCGCCTGCTGTCCGGACACGCCGAGAAGATCCTGTCCCTGGTCGAACTCGCCCACGCCGACCTGGAGGCGCACCGCGGCGCCGCGGTCGGCGAGCTGCGGGCCGGCGCGTTCCCGACCGCGGTGCGCGGGCTGTTCCCCGCCGCGCTCGGCGACCTGCGCGCCGCGCACCCCCAACTGCGCACGGTCGTCCACGAGCTGGAGCCGCACGACTCGCTGGCCCGGCTCACCCGCGGCGACATCGACCTCGCGGTGGTGCTCGACTGGTACAACAAGCCGCTGTCCCTGCCCGGTGGCCTGGCCAAGGCGCCGCTGTTCGACGACATCGTGGACGTCGCCCTGCCGCTGGGCCACCGGCTGGAGGGCCGCGCGGAGATCGAGCTGGACGAACTGGCCGGCGACGAGTGGATCGCCTGGCCGGACGGCGGCTTCTGCCACGAGTGGCTGCTGTTCACGCTGCGCGGCAAGGGCATCGAGCCGCACGTCGCCCACCACGCCGAGGAGCACGCCACGGTGCTCGCGCTGGTCGCGGCCGGACTCGGGGTGGCCGTGATGCCCCGGCTGGGCCGCGACCCGGTGCCGCCGGGCGTGCGCATCATCCCCGTCCGCCACACGATGCGGCGGCACGTCTACGCGGTCTGGCGCGAGGACGCCGACCGCCGTCCGGCCATACGGGTGGCCGTGGACGCGCTGCGGGCGTCCGCCCACGCCTACCGGCCGCCGGCGGACTGA
- a CDS encoding Rieske (2Fe-2S) protein, with the protein MAESSGIPVSPTRRGVVAAAGGAGLAAVLTACGSGSSSDSSDGASSGSSAAQDTTGGSGTPSAGGGGGGTALGTTSEIPVGGGKVFADQKVVVTQPSAGQFKGFSAVCTHQGCTVAKVSDGLIECPCHGSAFHVADGSVAQGPATAALPAKSVTVSGDKITLA; encoded by the coding sequence ATGGCAGAAAGCTCCGGAATCCCCGTGTCACCGACCCGCCGCGGCGTCGTCGCGGCGGCCGGTGGCGCGGGCCTCGCCGCCGTCCTGACCGCCTGCGGTTCCGGCTCCTCCTCCGACTCCTCGGACGGCGCCTCCAGCGGCTCGTCCGCCGCGCAGGACACGACCGGCGGCTCGGGCACCCCGTCGGCCGGCGGCGGGGGCGGTGGCACCGCGCTCGGCACGACCTCGGAGATCCCGGTCGGCGGCGGGAAGGTCTTCGCCGACCAGAAGGTCGTGGTCACCCAGCCGAGCGCCGGCCAGTTCAAGGGCTTCTCCGCGGTGTGCACGCATCAGGGCTGCACGGTCGCCAAGGTCTCCGACGGCCTGATCGAATGCCCGTGCCACGGCAGCGCCTTCCACGTGGCGGACGGCTCCGTGGCCCAGGGGCCGGCCACCGCGGCGCTCCCCGCGAAGAGCGTCACCGTGTCGGGCGACAAGATCACGCTCGCCTGA
- a CDS encoding S9 family peptidase, whose protein sequence is MDKITDHRDFPAQFARTQRFSLGVPHDFTLSPDGSSVLYVRTRGPEDRVGCLWRLDSDGEHLVADPAALADPAGEVPPEELVRRERARQRATGIVGYAADAAVRVVAFALDGALWTADPAGGRPPRRHATAGPVLDPRPDPTGRRVAYLTGGALHVLDLATGADRALAVPEGDEVAYGAAEHVAAESMHRHRGYWWAPDGDRLLVARVDTAPVARWWIADQVDPTRRPRAMAYPAAGTANADVSLHILDARGVGGGTDAAGSDTAGSGGVNRAGRANGAGGSGGPAGSSGRTEVVWDRAAHEYLTAAAWDAHGPLLSVQSRDQRSVRVLAADPATGATRLLHEQRDPAWVQLVPGTPARTASGALVHTADEGGTRFLTVGGEPVTAEGLQIREVLSVDGESVLFTACDEPTEEHLWSYRPDGGATRLSSDPGLHTGRRAGGALLLASLTEHGRDIRVTGPGGELRVPCRAARPVVAPRVTWLRAGEHGIRTALLLPSWHRPGSGRLPVLLAPYGGPALRLAVRAATWPLAEAQWFAEEGFAVVVADGRGTPGRGPRWEKTVHKDTLGAPVEDQVTALHAAAAHCADLDLDRVAIRGWSFGGSLAAMAVLRRPEVFHAAISGAAPSDQRLYDTHWRERFLGHPDEDPEAYDRSSPIGLAAALERPLLLVHGLADDNVVAAHTLRLSEALLAAGRYHQVLPLSHATHGPSDPVMVEGLLRHQLVFLCDALNTPPRPSV, encoded by the coding sequence ATGGACAAGATCACCGATCATCGCGACTTCCCGGCCCAGTTCGCCCGCACCCAGCGCTTCTCCCTGGGCGTCCCGCACGACTTCACCCTCTCCCCCGACGGCTCGTCGGTCCTCTACGTGCGCACCCGCGGCCCCGAGGACCGGGTCGGGTGCCTGTGGCGGCTCGACTCCGACGGCGAGCACCTGGTCGCCGACCCGGCCGCGCTGGCCGACCCCGCCGGCGAGGTTCCGCCGGAGGAACTGGTCCGGCGCGAGCGGGCCCGCCAGCGCGCCACCGGGATCGTCGGCTACGCCGCCGACGCGGCCGTGCGCGTCGTGGCGTTCGCCCTGGACGGCGCGCTGTGGACCGCGGACCCGGCCGGCGGGCGGCCGCCGCGCCGGCACGCCACCGCCGGGCCCGTCCTCGACCCGCGCCCCGACCCGACCGGCCGCCGCGTCGCCTACCTGACCGGCGGCGCGCTGCACGTCCTGGACCTCGCCACCGGCGCGGACCGCGCGCTCGCCGTACCGGAGGGCGACGAGGTGGCGTACGGCGCGGCCGAGCACGTGGCGGCCGAGTCGATGCACCGCCACCGCGGCTACTGGTGGGCCCCCGACGGCGACCGGCTGCTGGTCGCGCGCGTGGACACCGCGCCGGTGGCGCGCTGGTGGATCGCCGACCAGGTGGACCCGACGCGGCGGCCGCGGGCGATGGCCTACCCGGCGGCCGGTACCGCGAACGCCGACGTGTCGCTGCACATCCTGGACGCGCGCGGCGTGGGCGGCGGGACCGACGCGGCCGGCTCCGACACGGCCGGCTCCGGCGGGGTGAACAGAGCGGGCCGGGCGAACGGCGCGGGCGGGTCGGGAGGCCCGGCCGGTTCGTCCGGCCGCACCGAGGTCGTCTGGGACCGCGCCGCCCACGAGTACCTGACGGCCGCCGCCTGGGACGCGCACGGCCCGCTGCTGAGCGTGCAGAGCCGCGACCAGCGGAGCGTACGGGTGCTGGCCGCCGACCCGGCGACGGGCGCGACCCGGCTGCTGCACGAGCAACGCGACCCGGCGTGGGTGCAGTTGGTGCCCGGCACCCCCGCGCGGACCGCGTCCGGCGCCCTGGTGCACACCGCGGACGAGGGCGGTACCCGGTTCCTCACCGTCGGCGGCGAACCGGTCACCGCGGAGGGCCTCCAGATCCGCGAGGTGCTGTCCGTGGACGGCGAGTCGGTGCTGTTCACGGCGTGCGACGAGCCGACCGAGGAGCACCTGTGGTCCTACCGCCCGGACGGCGGCGCGACCCGGCTGAGCAGTGACCCGGGCCTGCACACCGGCCGGCGGGCCGGCGGCGCGCTGCTGCTGGCGTCGCTGACCGAGCACGGCCGCGACATCCGGGTGACCGGGCCCGGCGGGGAGCTGCGGGTGCCGTGCCGGGCGGCCCGGCCGGTGGTGGCACCGCGGGTGACGTGGCTGCGTGCGGGTGAGCACGGCATCCGGACCGCGCTGCTGCTGCCGTCCTGGCACCGGCCCGGGTCGGGGCGGCTGCCGGTGCTGCTCGCGCCGTACGGCGGCCCGGCGCTGCGGCTGGCGGTACGGGCGGCGACCTGGCCGCTGGCCGAGGCGCAGTGGTTCGCCGAGGAGGGCTTCGCGGTGGTCGTCGCCGACGGCCGGGGCACCCCCGGGCGCGGCCCGCGCTGGGAGAAGACCGTCCACAAGGACACCCTGGGCGCGCCCGTGGAGGACCAGGTGACCGCGTTGCACGCGGCGGCCGCGCACTGCGCGGACCTCGACCTCGACCGGGTGGCGATCCGCGGCTGGAGCTTCGGCGGCTCGCTGGCGGCGATGGCGGTGCTGCGGCGCCCGGAGGTGTTCCACGCGGCGATCAGCGGCGCGGCCCCCAGCGATCAGCGGCTGTACGACACGCACTGGCGCGAGCGGTTCCTCGGCCACCCCGACGAGGACCCGGAGGCGTACGACCGCAGCTCGCCGATCGGGCTGGCGGCCGCGCTGGAGCGCCCGCTGCTGCTGGTACACGGTCTGGCCGACGACAACGTGGTGGCCGCGCACACCCTGCGCCTGTCGGAGGCGCTGCTGGCCGCGGGCCGCTACCACCAGGTGCTTCCGCTGTCGCACGCCACGCACGGACCGAGTGATCCGGTGATGGTGGAGGGGCTGTTGCGACACCAGTTGGTATTCCTCTGCGACGCGTTGAACACCCCGCCGCGGCCGTCCGTATGA
- a CDS encoding HipA family kinase: MLREVTGIRYVTPLREGGSVPGVVEADDLGTYVVKFSGAAQGRKALVAEVIAGELGRRLGLRVPELVRFDFDPVIGLGEPDEEIQDLLKASGGLNLGMDFLPGSLGFDPLVFTMEPEEASRIVWFDALIANVDRSWRNPNMLVWHRKVWLIDHGASLIWHHNWRSAPAASAKPYDATDHALSRFSPEPAAVAPELAAKVTESLLTEVTALVPDEWLLDEPGFDSPDDVRAAYRELLGARAADIHERITTARVKAKQPPPEWLRTWVEGKNAE; this comes from the coding sequence ATGTTGAGAGAAGTGACCGGCATCCGCTACGTCACGCCGCTGCGCGAGGGCGGCTCGGTGCCGGGTGTGGTCGAGGCCGACGACCTCGGTACCTACGTCGTGAAGTTCAGCGGTGCCGCGCAGGGCCGCAAGGCGCTGGTCGCGGAGGTGATCGCGGGCGAACTCGGCCGCCGGCTGGGGCTGCGGGTGCCCGAGCTGGTGCGGTTCGACTTCGATCCGGTGATCGGGCTCGGGGAGCCCGACGAGGAGATCCAGGACCTGCTCAAGGCGAGCGGGGGGCTGAACCTCGGGATGGACTTCCTGCCGGGCTCACTCGGGTTCGATCCGCTGGTCTTCACCATGGAGCCCGAAGAAGCGAGCCGCATCGTCTGGTTCGACGCGCTCATCGCCAACGTCGACCGGTCGTGGCGGAATCCTAACATGCTGGTCTGGCACCGGAAGGTGTGGCTGATCGACCACGGCGCCTCGCTCATCTGGCACCACAACTGGCGGTCGGCGCCCGCCGCGTCGGCCAAGCCGTACGACGCGACCGACCACGCGCTGTCCCGGTTCTCGCCCGAACCCGCGGCAGTGGCACCGGAGTTGGCGGCCAAGGTGACGGAGTCGCTGCTCACCGAGGTGACCGCCCTGGTGCCGGACGAGTGGCTGCTCGACGAGCCGGGCTTCGACTCGCCGGACGACGTGCGCGCGGCGTACCGCGAGCTGCTGGGCGCCCGTGCGGCCGACATCCACGAACGCATCACCACCGCCCGCGTGAAGGCGAAACAACCGCCGCCGGAGTGGCTGCGCACCTGGGTCGAGGGGAAGAACGCGGAATGA
- a CDS encoding DUF3037 domain-containing protein, translating to MSGRDVFEYAVVRVVPRIERGELINAGVLVYCRAQEYVGARVHLDVARLRCLDPRVDVEGVEAALRGYQGICEGGTAAGQAAGDDPGRRFRWLTAPRSTIVQPGPIHTGLTPDARKEADRLLDLLVR from the coding sequence ATGAGCGGGCGGGACGTCTTCGAGTACGCGGTGGTGCGGGTGGTGCCGCGGATCGAGCGCGGCGAGCTGATCAACGCGGGCGTGCTGGTGTACTGCCGCGCGCAGGAGTACGTGGGCGCGAGGGTGCACCTCGACGTGGCGCGGCTGCGCTGCCTCGACCCCCGGGTCGACGTGGAGGGCGTCGAGGCGGCGCTGCGCGGCTACCAGGGCATCTGCGAGGGGGGGACCGCCGCCGGGCAGGCGGCCGGGGACGACCCCGGGCGCAGGTTCCGCTGGCTGACGGCCCCGCGCAGCACGATCGTGCAGCCCGGGCCGATCCACACCGGCCTCACCCCGGACGCGCGCAAGGAGGCCGACCGCCTCCTCGACCTCCTCGTCCGCTGA
- the fabG gene encoding 3-oxoacyl-ACP reductase FabG: protein MSTTDQRVAIVTGGARGIGAATAVRLAAEGRAVAVIDLDEGACKGTVESITGAGGRAIAVGADVSDEAQVEAAVARVAEELGAPTILVNNAGVLRDNLLFKMSAADWDTVLGVHLRGAFLMTRAVQKHMVDAKFGRVVNLSSSSALGNRGQANYAAAKAGMQGFTKTLAIELGKFGVTANAVAPGFIVTDMTAATAARVGMGFEEFQAAAATQIPVQRVGRPEDVAGAIAFFTGDAAGFVSGQVLYVAGGPLD from the coding sequence ATGTCCACCACCGACCAGCGCGTCGCGATCGTGACGGGCGGGGCCCGCGGTATCGGAGCGGCGACCGCGGTGCGGCTGGCCGCCGAGGGCCGGGCCGTCGCCGTCATCGACCTGGACGAGGGCGCCTGCAAGGGGACCGTGGAGTCGATCACGGGCGCGGGCGGCCGCGCGATCGCGGTCGGCGCGGACGTCTCGGACGAGGCCCAGGTCGAGGCGGCCGTCGCCAGGGTGGCCGAGGAACTGGGCGCGCCCACCATCCTGGTGAACAACGCGGGCGTGCTCCGCGACAACCTGCTCTTCAAGATGTCCGCCGCCGACTGGGACACCGTGCTGGGCGTGCACCTGCGCGGCGCGTTCCTGATGACCCGCGCGGTCCAGAAGCACATGGTGGACGCGAAGTTCGGCCGGGTGGTGAACCTGTCCTCGTCCTCGGCGCTGGGCAACCGCGGGCAGGCCAACTACGCCGCCGCGAAGGCGGGCATGCAGGGGTTCACCAAGACCCTCGCCATCGAACTCGGCAAGTTCGGCGTCACCGCGAACGCGGTCGCGCCCGGCTTCATCGTCACCGACATGACCGCCGCCACCGCCGCCCGGGTCGGCATGGGCTTCGAGGAGTTCCAGGCCGCGGCCGCCACCCAGATCCCGGTGCAGCGGGTCGGCCGCCCCGAGGACGTCGCGGGCGCCATCGCGTTCTTCACCGGCGACGCGGCCGGCTTCGTCTCCGGCCAGGTGCTGTACGTCGCCGGCGGCCCGCTCGACTGA
- a CDS encoding SDR family oxidoreductase: protein MTELPPDSGRAAIVTGASRGIGYGIAEALVARGDRVCITGRNEDALKEAVERLGGGDRVIGVAGKAHDEAHQEAAVGRAMEAFGRIDHLVNNAGTNPVFGLLTDLDLGVARKVYETNVLSALGFAQQTWRAWQQENGGSIVNIASIAGIAPSPFIAAYGMSKAAMVNLTVQLAAEMAPKVRVNSIAPAVVKTKFAAALYEGREEEAAAAYPMQRLGVPEDIGGAAVFLLSDQASWITGQNLVVDGGLMLKAGA from the coding sequence ATGACTGAACTCCCCCCGGACAGCGGCCGCGCCGCGATCGTCACCGGTGCCAGCCGCGGCATCGGCTACGGGATAGCCGAGGCGCTCGTCGCCCGCGGCGACCGTGTCTGCATCACCGGCCGCAACGAGGACGCGCTCAAGGAGGCCGTCGAGCGCCTCGGCGGTGGCGACCGGGTGATCGGCGTGGCCGGCAAGGCACACGACGAGGCGCACCAGGAGGCGGCCGTCGGCCGCGCGATGGAGGCGTTCGGCCGGATCGACCACCTCGTCAACAACGCGGGCACCAACCCGGTCTTCGGGCTGCTCACCGACCTCGATCTCGGCGTCGCCCGCAAGGTCTACGAGACCAACGTGCTGTCCGCGCTCGGCTTCGCGCAGCAGACCTGGCGCGCGTGGCAGCAGGAGAACGGCGGCTCGATCGTCAACATCGCCTCCATCGCCGGGATCGCCCCCTCGCCGTTCATCGCCGCCTACGGAATGAGCAAGGCGGCCATGGTCAACCTGACGGTGCAGCTCGCCGCCGAGATGGCGCCCAAGGTGCGGGTCAACTCCATCGCCCCGGCGGTGGTGAAGACGAAGTTCGCCGCGGCGCTGTACGAGGGCCGCGAGGAGGAGGCGGCGGCCGCCTACCCGATGCAGCGACTCGGTGTGCCGGAGGACATCGGCGGCGCGGCGGTGTTCCTGCTGTCCGACCAGGCGTCCTGGATCACCGGGCAGAACCTGGTGGTCGACGGCGGCCTCATGCTCAAGGCAGGCGCCTGA